GCGCGAAAAGCGAAATGCGCGCTGTGAAAACACACGCTCGCCGTCCGACAGATGGCCGATTATCTCGCGGATGCTCCATTTCTCCGGCGCATACCGCTTGTCTTCCATGCCGGGCGCAAGCCCGCGCACCAGCGCAGTCGTTTCCTCGATCTGGCTCTCCAGCACATCGAGGACGTTGCCTTCCGGAACACGCGAAACGTACTCCGCAGCGGACAAGGCGTATTCCGTTGGATCGGGCCGTGTAGCGAGTGGATGTCCCATAATCAGGTTGCCCCGCGACGCTGGGGATGCAGCGCTTTCTTGAGAATCGCAATCTGCCCGCCGTGATAGGCTGCATGCTGCGTGACACCGTGAAGCATCGCGGCGATAGTGCGCTCGCTCTGGGGTGCGTTTCTCGCGAGATCCTCATCGCTCATGCCTGCTACGATCTCCCGCAGTCGCTCGTGGCTTTCTGCAAGCGCGGCCCGCGCCTCCGCCCAGCGATTCTCGGAGATTGGGCCCGGTCGGGGCCAGTCCTCACCCTCGGACGGCGCAACCTGGCCACCGGTGATGCGCCGTCTGGCGATGTTGGCCCACGAGGTTATGTGGAGCACCAGCTCCCAGATGTTGTGCGCCGCAGGAATTGGACGCTGAATCGCATCCTCGGCGCTTATGCCGACGAGAATCTCGTTCAGAGCCGGACCATGCCATGCGTCGCCGATCAGCGCACGGCCGATCTCGTCGGCGATGCCCTGACCATGGCTTCGCGCGCGCAACGTGCCTGTCAAATGTCGATCCTCGGATTGTCGATCACGTGTCGGTGATAGCCGGGCAAAGGTGTTCTCGACCGCAGGCGGGGCATTTCATCCGCCCATCCTTGCGAGTGGCTCGTAGAGCTCGATGCGATTGTTGTCCGGATCCCTCACCCACGCAAAGCGGCCGTAGTCGAAGTCCTCGACTTTTTCCATCGCGATGCCGTCGGTCTCGAGCTGCGCGATGAATGCGTGAAGATCGTCGACTCTGTAGTTGACCTCGAACTCATGACGGCCGGCCGAGAGCGGCTTGTCTGTCTGACTGATGGAGAAGACTGTGCTCGCGCGCATGGACGGATCGAGGTCGAAGCGGTAATGGAACTCCATGCCGTAGGTCTGTGTGCCCTCGTACTGGGTGAACTCGATCCCGAGGTGCCGCGTGTACCAGTCGGCGAGCTCTTTCGCCTTGTTCGAGAACAGAAATACGCCTCCAATGCCGTTGACGGCGAGGCGCGGGCCAGCGGTTGATTCTGTCATGCTTGGGGGTGAGGAATCAGGTTCGTCCCCGGGAGGCCAGGTAGAGCAACAGGATGTAAAGCGCGGCCAGTCCGACCATCAGGATGCCGCCCTTCAATGATACCGGCAGGAGGTACGACGCGTTACTGCCGTCGGTGGCGATCAGGTATACCCATTCGTCGAGGGCGAGCGCGAGCCCGGAACCGAATGCCATGGACGCGGCGTCCAGTATCAGCGATCGCCCGCTGAAGAGCGCGAGCGGGATTCCACCTGCGGTGATCAGGAGAAGCCCGGTGAAGAGATGGTGGATGTTGTACCCGGCGACGTCGAAGTCCGAATTCGGCGACATCGTGAGCATCGCACGAGTGACGACGAACGTCACGACGAGCGATGCGAGAACCAGCTTGGCGCGGCGGGTATCCATAGCGCACGAAATTACCGCCCCGGCCCATCGTGTCACAAATCGCGACTGTCTGGAACCTTCTTCATAGATGCCAGAGAAATCGTTTCTCACAAGCTGAACCATGATCTCATGTCGCGCATACAGAATGGGTTATCGTCCAACAGCCTGGGATGCACGAAAAAAAGGCCGCACCCGAAAGTGCGGCTCGATTACCTCTGCGCGGGCCCCTTAGCTAGCGCGGAGGGCGCGCTTCGATCTGGGCGGGGCGGCATCGAGGAGCTGAGGCAGCTGCCAGTCGTTGCCCAGCTTCTTCTGAAAGCAGCGCTTCGGAACTATCTCGACTCCGGCAGTCGTGAGGTTCTCGTACCGCGAGAGCTTCTCAGGGTACCGTGAGATGGCAGTCGGTGCATAGTCGAGCGCGAGGAAGAAGTTGTCCGTCAGACTGAGGGCGAAGATCTCCTCGATGTCCCGCGCCCGTGCCAGTCGCTCGACTCCGAGAACAACCTGGGTGCCGAGGCCATTGCCGTGCTCATCCCGTGCGACGGCCACCGACGACACCTCGGCGAGCGACGGCGAGTACTCGTCGAGCGCGGCACACGCGACGACGCGCCCGCCTTTGACGGCAACGACGTAGTTCTCGATGTTGAGGGAGATCTGCTCGAGGGTTCGGGGCAGCATCAGTCCTTCGGCCGCGTAGCCTTTCACGAGGTCGTAGATCTGCTCCGAGTCCGATTGCTTTGCCGGTCGCACCAAAGGCTGCGCACGGGCGACGCCGGGGCGTTGCGCGAAGGGGAGGCTGGCTGCAGCTGCCGAGTGATTATGCACTCTAAATGAATAAATAATCACACAGCCCCGCGCAAGAGGGAAACGGGGGGAATCGGTCCGGCCGAGCGCTTACCGGGGCGGGAGCTTACCTGTAACCTGCCGCCAGCCGAGTGCGGCGCCGCGTCTCGCGGAGATCTGGGCGACACCGACGAGAACAGCGCTAGCCGCAGTCCAGAGGAGTGCTTCTTTCCACCTGGTTTTCAGCGACTCGGGCCGGTTGGGGGGCTGTTTCGATGTAACTGCCCGCCAGCCGGCGTTCAGGGACTTCTCCACGATCGCGCCGGCCACCACGGCTGATCCAGCGCCGACGGCCATCCAGACTGCTTTACTCGCCGCCTGTTTCATCGGGGCCTACCGTTGTGCGTAAACCCGGCTGCGGCCTGCTCTGTCGAAGGTGAGAACGTCATACCGCTCCTTCATCGCACCCTCCATGCCGGGAGACCCTGCAGGCATGCCCGGGACGGCGATTCCGAGAACAGCGGGCCGCTCCTCGAGCAGTCTTTTGATGACGTCGGCGGGGACATGTCCTTCGACGACGTATTCGTCGACGACAGCCGTGTGACAGGCCTCGTGCTCGGGCTTCACTCCATATTTCTGTTTGACCAGCGCCAGGTCGGGCATGTCCACCGACTCCACCTGAAATCCATTCTGGGCGAGGTGTTGCACCCAGGCCTTGCAGCATCCGCACTGCGGGGTCTTGTAGACCTTGATCGCGATGGGTTTGGCCGAGCTCTCGCCAGTCTCCACGCTCGGCGCAGTTGCATCCGGGGTTGGCTCCGATGCAGTCGCATTCGCGACAGTCGCATCCCCAAGAGTCGCATTCGCCGGAGTCGCATCCGCGCCATCCCCGGAGCACGCCGCCACGAGAGCGACAACGGCCACGACTGAAACTCCAATCACGTTTCGTACAACTTTATTCACTTTGATTCCTCGATTGGTGCGTTTGCTTCCTGCCATGCCCGCCATCCGCCGGCCATCGATGCGACTTTCGTATAGCCCATCCGTTGAAGCGAATCAGCGGCGAGCGCAGCGCGGTATCCGCCGCCACAGTAAAGTATCAGCTCGCTGGCCTTGTCCGGCGCGAACGTTTCGATGTCGCGCTCGATGATACCCTTGCCGAGATGTTCGGCTCCCTTCGCGTGGGCCTCGTTCCACTCGTTGTCTTCGCGCACGTCGATGAGCCGCGCGCGCCCACTCTCGAGCGCTGCTCGCGTTTCTTCGACGCTGACTTCCCGCACGCGTGACTTCGCATCGTCGACGATCCGAAGAAATCCTGGCGAGTGCTGCTTGTGGGCGTGAGCCATTCGAGCCTCTATCGAGCCGCGCGACGTTTTCGTGCCGGACGCGGAGGTCCATCCAGCTCGGCGATTGTTCGCGTCGACGGTCCGCGAATGCTCCTGAGATTCGCCGAGACCTGCTCCGCCCGTTCCATCGCGCGGAGAATGTTTTCGCCGGCGAGCTTTCGGAGATCTTCGTCCGACCAGCCGCGATGTGCAAGCTCCGCGAACAGCGCCGGATACTTCGAGACATCCTCGAGGCCCACCACGACGTCCGTAATGCCGTCGAAGTCGCCCC
This sequence is a window from Gemmatimonadaceae bacterium. Protein-coding genes within it:
- a CDS encoding DinB family protein; the protein is MTGTLRARSHGQGIADEIGRALIGDAWHGPALNEILVGISAEDAIQRPIPAAHNIWELVLHITSWANIARRRITGGQVAPSEGEDWPRPGPISENRWAEARAALAESHERLREIVAGMSDEDLARNAPQSERTIAAMLHGVTQHAAYHGGQIAILKKALHPQRRGAT
- a CDS encoding DUF4235 domain-containing protein, translating into MKQAASKAVWMAVGAGSAVVAGAIVEKSLNAGWRAVTSKQPPNRPESLKTRWKEALLWTAASAVLVGVAQISARRGAALGWRQVTGKLPPR
- a CDS encoding VOC family protein, whose amino-acid sequence is MTESTAGPRLAVNGIGGVFLFSNKAKELADWYTRHLGIEFTQYEGTQTYGMEFHYRFDLDPSMRASTVFSISQTDKPLSAGRHEFEVNYRVDDLHAFIAQLETDGIAMEKVEDFDYGRFAWVRDPDNNRIELYEPLARMGG
- a CDS encoding rhodanese-like domain-containing protein, which encodes MAHAHKQHSPGFLRIVDDAKSRVREVSVEETRAALESGRARLIDVREDNEWNEAHAKGAEHLGKGIIERDIETFAPDKASELILYCGGGYRAALAADSLQRMGYTKVASMAGGWRAWQEANAPIEESK
- a CDS encoding GNAT family N-acetyltransferase codes for the protein MRPAKQSDSEQIYDLVKGYAAEGLMLPRTLEQISLNIENYVVAVKGGRVVACAALDEYSPSLAEVSSVAVARDEHGNGLGTQVVLGVERLARARDIEEIFALSLTDNFFLALDYAPTAISRYPEKLSRYENLTTAGVEIVPKRCFQKKLGNDWQLPQLLDAAPPRSKRALRAS
- a CDS encoding DUF411 domain-containing protein, encoding MNKVVRNVIGVSVVAVVALVAACSGDGADATPANATLGDATVANATASEPTPDATAPSVETGESSAKPIAIKVYKTPQCGCCKAWVQHLAQNGFQVESVDMPDLALVKQKYGVKPEHEACHTAVVDEYVVEGHVPADVIKRLLEERPAVLGIAVPGMPAGSPGMEGAMKERYDVLTFDRAGRSRVYAQR